The Flavobacterium piscisymbiosum genome includes a region encoding these proteins:
- a CDS encoding alpha/beta hydrolase, whose translation MKKIILLLSFVFIGISSFAQKLEYETKSNIQYYNAATNKSDSYINERCVLDIYYPKNTKNFATIVWFHGGGLTGGSKELPEALKNKGFAIIGVNYRLSPKAKAAKAIDDAAAAVAWAFNNIANYGGDPSLIFVSGHSAGGYLASMIGLNKEYLKKEGIDANKIAGLIPFSGQCITHFEIRRENGIPETTPTIDAYAPLFFVRADAPPLLLITGDRELEMLGRYEENAYMARMMKLVGHKQTKLYELDGYGHGMTEPAFPLLVNEVNRITKEKKK comes from the coding sequence ATGAAAAAAATAATTCTCTTACTAAGTTTCGTTTTCATCGGAATTTCTTCATTTGCTCAAAAATTAGAATACGAAACCAAATCAAACATTCAATATTACAACGCAGCAACCAATAAATCTGACAGTTATATAAATGAAAGATGTGTTTTGGATATTTATTATCCTAAAAACACTAAAAATTTCGCAACAATTGTCTGGTTTCACGGAGGAGGATTAACCGGCGGAAGCAAAGAACTTCCCGAAGCTTTAAAAAATAAAGGTTTTGCTATCATTGGAGTAAACTATAGATTATCACCAAAAGCAAAAGCGGCAAAAGCCATTGATGATGCGGCAGCGGCGGTTGCCTGGGCATTTAATAATATAGCCAATTATGGCGGAGATCCTTCTTTAATTTTTGTTTCAGGACATTCTGCAGGAGGTTATCTGGCTTCGATGATTGGTTTAAACAAAGAATATTTAAAGAAAGAAGGAATCGATGCCAATAAAATTGCAGGATTAATTCCGTTTAGCGGGCAATGCATTACTCATTTTGAAATTAGAAGAGAAAACGGAATTCCCGAAACCACTCCAACGATAGATGCTTATGCGCCTTTATTCTTTGTTCGTGCTGATGCTCCGCCACTTTTACTTATTACCGGAGATCGCGAATTAGAAATGTTAGGCCGATACGAAGAAAACGCTTATATGGCGAGAATGATGAAACTGGTGGGGCATAAACAAACTAAACTTTACGAGCTCGACGGTTACGGACACGGAATGACGGAACCTGCTTTTCCTTTACTTGTAAACGAAGTCAACCGAATTACAAAAGAAAAGAAAAAATAA